CGATGTGGCCCGCTGGGTGTTCATCGTATTCCTGTTTTACTCCGTAAATTCAGTGCTGTACCGCATTGGCGCCGCCACTACCAAAAGGTGGAAGTTCATTACCGCCGGTGCTACCGTGAGCACCATTTTTATGATCGTCGTGACCATCGGCTTTTCCTATTTTGTGAACCACTTCGGTAACTATAACAAGATCTATGGCTCTATCGGTACTATCCTGATCCTGATGTTGTGGGTGTTCTTCAATTCATTTATCCTCCTGGTCGGCTTCGAGCTGAATGCCAGTATCCGCGCCCTGAGCGATGCCCGGCAGGAAAAAGAGCAGGAACAGGAAAAACCGGCCGCCAGCCCTTTACTGCGCTAATCTCTCATCTACCGAAAATTTTTATTTTAACTTTTTTTATTATATCTTTCTAAAGATATCCTGTCAACTGTCAGGAAAATTACTGTCGCATTGATTATATTTATACTGGACATGAAATCCTCATGATATGATGAAGTCCGCTCTCTACCTTGCCTGTGCCCTCGTTTTTACCGCAGCCGTACCGGCTGTCGAAAATCCGCTTGAACCTGGTGCCGCCCTTCCCAAACCTGATGTAAAATGGATGGATGTTTCGGGAAAAGAAATTTCCCTGAACAGTGCCAAAGGCACGAATGGCCTGCTGATCGTATTTGGGGGCAACCAGTGCCCCTATATGGTACGCAACCAGGAACGGTTGCACAATATCTGCGCGTTGGCGCGTAAGAGCGGTATTGGGGTGGTAATGGTAAATTCCAATGAAGCCAATCGTACCGATGGGGATTCGTTTTCAGCCATGAAGGCCTATGCCTCGCAACATGCGTTTCAATGCTACTATATCCTGGATAAGAATGCGGAACTGGCAGATGCTTTCGATGCCAACCATACACCGGAGTGCTACCTGTTTGACAAAAACAACCGCCTTGTGTACAAAGGTGCTATTGATGATAACCCAGGCAATGCAGATGCGGTAAAAACCCGTCACCTGCAAAATGCCATCACTGAGTTGCTGGCCGGCAAATCCATTACCACCAACACTTCCAGCACACTGGGCTGTAATATCAAAAGAAACCGCTGATTACTGTCCAACGAGGAATACCGCGTTACTGAACATCAGCTTACCATTTTCCCAGAAACTTCTGAACAGCGGGTTATCGGCCAGGATGACCACAGCGCCGTTGCCCATTTCCTTTACACCGAACAGCAGCCCGTCTTTTAACCGGTTACGGGTGTCTGCGCCCACGAAACCACTGAGGTAATTGTCTTTCTTTAAAACGCCTACATTCCAGCCTCCGTTATCAATGAATTCATACAACCGGCTATCCTGTTTAAGGGTGTAATAAGTCCCAGGATAACCGAAGGCCAGTGGATGTGTGGTGTCCATCTCCACTTTAAAGATAGCGCCCGGAATAAACTGGCGTACACTTTCCCGTTCACGGTTGCCGTAAGGCTTCAGCGCATCATAGGAAGATTCATCCAGTTGTTTGTTCTTTTCCGGCGCCGGCCCTTCTTTTTCTTTTTTCTCCCTGATGCCCCATTCGGCCGCAGCCACCTGTGCTACGGCACTTTCAATGGCAATCAGTTTACCGCCGTTACTGATCCAATCTTTCAAACGTTCGGTGGCGGCCTTGTCTGTAAATGTTTTATAGTCGCCGTCTGGCAGTATCAGCACATCTGTCTGGTCCCACTTCACCGCATTAAGATTTCGTTCATTCACGACCGTTACAGGATACCCCAGTTGCTGTTCAAAGAAATGCCATATCTCTCCCACGCCCAGCGAAGATACATTGTCACCGGTGACCAGTACTACTTTGGGAGCTTTGATATAACGAATTCTGTCCGAGCCGAAGTCCATCCCTTTCTCTACAAAACCCGTTGCCACGGCATCGAGCGTGATTTTGAACTTATCAGCCTGCGAAGTGATGAAGTTATCGAACGGTACGCCGTTGCTGCTGTTGCCGGTACGGGTGATCACGAGCGTGCCCGCAGGGAATGTTTTACCGCCT
The Chitinophaga varians genome window above contains:
- a CDS encoding redoxin family protein — its product is MMKSALYLACALVFTAAVPAVENPLEPGAALPKPDVKWMDVSGKEISLNSAKGTNGLLIVFGGNQCPYMVRNQERLHNICALARKSGIGVVMVNSNEANRTDGDSFSAMKAYASQHAFQCYYILDKNAELADAFDANHTPECYLFDKNNRLVYKGAIDDNPGNADAVKTRHLQNAITELLAGKSITTNTSSTLGCNIKRNR